GTATAAACAAACAGAAGAAAACTATCAATCACTTTAATTATGTCAGTTAAAAAGGGCCTCATCTAAGGTTGAGGTCTTTTTATTTTGAGAAAAAAATTCGAATTTTTATTTTCAAACAATAGAGTGTATGATATACTTTTGTTCATATAAAAAGATTGTGAAGATTACACGAGAAATCTGAAGGAGGATCTACATGACTAGTTTGCGATCAAAAGGAAAAGGAGTTGTAATTGCGCTTGTCTTTATTCTAATTCTTTCTTTTCCATTCGATGTAAGCGCTTTCAATTCAGATGATTACGAATATCTTGTTGGAGCGGGGAGCTATGATATTACCGGTCCTGCTGCCGAAGTGGTTATGATGGGCTATGCAGATTCTGGTCAAACGACTGCGGGGATTCATCAGCGTTTGCGCTCACGTGCTTTTATAGCAGAAGAGCGAGCATCGGATCAGCGGGTTGTATTGGTAAGTGCTGATTTGGGACAACTCTTTCATTCTGTTAAACAAGGTGTTATTAATAAGCTAAATAATAATGGCTATGGGAAATGGTACAACGAAGAAAATGTCATGTTAAGTGCTACCCATACACATGGAGGACCAGGTGGCTATGCTCACCGTGGGCTGTACAACCTCTCAAGTTATGGCTTTCATGAAAAAAATTATGAGACGATTGTAAATGGGATCTATGAATCTATCGTACGGGCGCATCGAAACTTACAGCCGGGTTCTATTGAGGTAAATCAAACGCAAGTGGACGGTATCAGTGCCAATCGCTCAAAAGAGGCATATAAAAATAATCCAGCTGCAGAACGGTCAAAATATGATCAAGATGTCGATACGACAATGACACAGCTTCACTTTCGAGATGCATCAGATCGCCTTCTTGGCGTCTATAATTGGTTTCCTGTACACGGGGTATCGATGAGTGGAGAGAATCATCTAATTACCGGAGATAATAAAGGTTATGCTTCCTATTTGCTTGAAGAAGAAATGGGCGGAGAAGTAACAGCTGAAGGTTCTTTTGTCGCAGCTTTTGCTCAAGCTCACGCGGGCGATGTGACCCCCAATATTTATGGAGATGGCAAAGGACATGGAGACAGTGATCAAGAGAGTACCCAGTATGCTGGGAGAGTGCAATATGAAGCGGCTAAACGGATGGCAGAGTCGACGGGCACAGAAGTGAGTGGGGGTATTTCTACTAAGCATAAGTATATTGATATGCAAAATGTTACTGTTGCGAGTGAGTACGCTGATGGAACGGAGCGTCGAACATATCCCGGAGCTTTAGGCTATTCTTTTGGGGCTGGTACGGAAGATGGTCGTGGACCTTCATTTTTTCAAGAGGGAATGACGCAACCGGAGTATCAGATTGATGATTATGATAACATCGTTCCCTATTTGCAGAATTTAATGGTGATTGTTCCCCAGATCGGAGAGATGAGTGGAGCGAAGTATCCAAAGCTATGGGAGCAACATGCCCCTAAACCAGTACTATTGGCACCTTCAAAAGTAACTCCTGATTCGTGGACGCCTGACATTGTACCTGTTCAGATGGTACAAATCGGTCAAGTTTCTATTGTGGCTGTGCCAGCCGAGGTGACTACAATGGCAGGGCGGCGGATGATGGAGCAGGTACAGGAAAAGATGGATGCGCATCTACAGCAAAAGAGTATTACGGTCATTTCTGGATTGTCCAACGCGTATAGTAGCTATGTGTCCACGCCGGAAGAATATGATAAACAGCATTATGAAGGGGCATCTACGCTGTATGGAAAATGGACGCTCGGAGCCTATTTGCAGGAATTTGATCGTTTGACCGATGCAATTATCACAGGCAATGAAGTGGAGAAAGGAAAAGCACCGAAAGATTTAAGCGACGAACAGGTTTATTTTCCCCCGGGGGTGTTGTATGACTTACCTCCATGGGGCAAATCATTCGGAGATGTAAAAAAGAATGTAGAAAGCAGCTATGCGGCGGGTGACAAAGTATCTGTTCAATTTTGGGCGGGTCATCCCAACAACAACTTCCGTACACAATCGACCTATTTGGAAGTACAAAGATTAAAAGGTGACAACTGGGTTACTGTTGCTGATGATCATGATTGGGAGACAACATTTCAATGGGAGAGAAAATCGACAGTGATGGCAACCTCTTTTGTCAAGATCACTTGGCAGGTTCCATCTAATGTGGAGAAAGGGACGTATCGCATCGTTCATTATGGTTCCTCTAAATCAATGAGCGGCAAAGTGAGTGATTATAAGGGCAAGTCGTCTACGTTTACAGTGAAGTAGAAGAGAAGGGAAGTGCACAAACTAGAACGAGGAGGGGCATGAATGAAAAGATGGCTCGTACTATTTATCGCTGTGTTGATAGGGATGACTGGAAGTGGTGGACAGGGAGTATTTGCGGCAGAATCTGAGGTGGATCAGGGTAGCTTCAATCTTTTAACCTACAATGTGGCAGGCTTGTGGGATCCGATTTCGCAATCGAATCCAGCAAAAAACACAAAAAAAATAAGTCCGCGCTTAAACGAGTACGATATTGTGCTTGTACAGGAGGATTGGAATTACCATGATGATTTGACCTCAGAAGCAAATCACCCCTTTAAGTCAAAGCATAGTGGAAGCATGGGCTTTGGCGATGGATTGAATCGTTTTTCCATATTCCCATTCACAGATTTCAAGCGCAAAGAGTGGGAAGATTGCGGTGGTTATTTTGGAAATGGGAGCGATTGTCTAGCTCCAAAGGGATTTTCGTATGCACGGCATCGTATTAGTGAAAATGTTTATGTAGATATCTACAATCTTCATGCAGATGCAGGTGGGAATGATGAGGATGTGCGAGAGAAAAATTTTAGGCAAATCTTAAAGAAAATCGAACAGTGGTCAACTGGTTACCCTGTAATTGTGGCAGGGGACTTTAATAGCAAATTCCGTGATGAGGAAGGAGTGCGTCAATTTATTGATGCTGGCTTCTCCGATGCGTGGGTGGTGCGGGATAACGAAGGTCGTTTTCCTGATGTAGGCGAAACAGTAGCAGATGAGAGTATTGATAAAATCTTATTCCGTAGTTCGGATGATGTTACCTTAACAGTAACGGATTACTACAATGCGGAGAACGAATTTAAAGATGGTCAAGGACGTGACCTGTCTGATCACGATCCACGGGCGGCAGTTTTCACGTATGAACGGTGAGGTATACACTTTGGTGTAGGGTAGAGTGATTGAAGAAGAGCATAGAAAAGAAGTAAAGAAGAATTTTAGGAGTCGTTTTAAACGGCTCCTTTTTATTTGAAGGACGATAGGAAGTGAGAAAGAAGAAGAGGAACGTCTATGAGTGGGCTATATAAAAAAGGTAGATATAATGAGGAGGATCGCAATAATACCCAAAGTGTTTTCAATAAGAATGATGAGTGTACCCAATTTAGTCATTCGTATTTGCTTCAAGCGAGACTTTTCATCGATAATGAATCCAATTACTTTTAGTACTATGGCACAGATTAAGAATATCCCTACTATACTTAATGAAATTTCACTGACATGATAATTCCAAGCGTAACTAACTAAAAAAATGGTCGCAAATAGTATCTGAATAGCCTTAAAAAAGATGGGATTAATCGCCCTACTACCAGTAATTTTTCGTAATCTATCAAACATAAAGTCACCCACTATAGTTAATAAGGTATGGCTATTATATGCTAGGATTTCTTTTGTTTCAATTAAGAAATATTGGTATTTAAAATTATGTTGTACAAAGAAACCCCCCACAAAAAAATGACCCGCACTCCCTATACCAGAAGGTCGAGCCATCTTTGTGGATGGTGGTTAGTTTATGATAGTACTGTGAGTAGAGAGCAATAGAACCTTTTTTTAAGCTCTCTGGTGAGTCCAGTCAATGCAGTGTAATAATACCCTTTTGTGGGGTCATCGTGAAGGCGCTTTCTTCCTTTCTGCTGCACAACGCTCTTTGTAGGGAGCGACGCCAGCTAGTTGCGAAGGGCGATAGATATGGTAGGCGGGGTAGTGGGTATCAACATAGAGGGAGAATCCCATCGCTACAGCGCGTACGCAGAAATGGCGATCTTCTCCTCGTAATGAGATATTGGAAATTTGTTCAAAACGAACTCCTCGCGCGAGGGCGTGGCGGCTAATTAAGGTACATGCCCCTAAACCGCCTACCTCATATAGCCCGGGTTGACGCAACTGCTGGAAGAAATGGAGTGTTAATTGCTCCTGTTGCGCTTTTGTCAATTGGAGATCGCGTTCCACTTTGTACTGCGTGTAGAAATCGCGTTGCCATACTTGTGGCATTTCGATCTGTTGTGGATCCCACTTTGTCCAAAAGATATTGGCGACGATATCTTTTTCAGTTGAGAGTAGTTGCTCTATAGTGGCAGGATGTAATACGAGATCGGAATCAACGAGAAAAAGATAATCATATTCGTTTGTGAGTGCATGGCTGATTATGGTATCTTTCATAGTGGCTACTTTCCAAATGATATCTTCTTTCCATCCTTTAAAGTGGCTTTGTTCACTAGTAGCAAACGTATGCTTGTAACCGGAGGGCTGTATCGTAGTTTGGGGGTGTTTTTCACAGAACTGACGAAGGAGTTGTGTAGAGGCGGGATCGCGGTTGTCGTCAGCGAAATAGTAATCGGCGGTATAGGAGTGAGCCTCTAGCTCAGTTAGAGAAAGTAAGAATTGCTGTAATATTTCTGGCTTTTGTTGGATGGGGGCACCAATCAAAATTCTTTTGCCCAACAAAAACCCTCCCTTCTTTTCTTAATCCAGCAAAGTTGTACTGTACATTACATTCATCGTAGAGGGGAAATATTACGGACGTCTGAGGTATGGATCTTTTTTCTTACGCATATCTTTACTTGTAAAGTGGAGTAGGAAGTGTGCGCGACATTTTTATGAAAATGGCGTAGTAGAGGGGGTGAATGTTGCGAAGAAGTTC
This sequence is a window from Mechercharimyces sp. CAU 1602. Protein-coding genes within it:
- a CDS encoding neutral/alkaline ceramidase, giving the protein MTSLRSKGKGVVIALVFILILSFPFDVSAFNSDDYEYLVGAGSYDITGPAAEVVMMGYADSGQTTAGIHQRLRSRAFIAEERASDQRVVLVSADLGQLFHSVKQGVINKLNNNGYGKWYNEENVMLSATHTHGGPGGYAHRGLYNLSSYGFHEKNYETIVNGIYESIVRAHRNLQPGSIEVNQTQVDGISANRSKEAYKNNPAAERSKYDQDVDTTMTQLHFRDASDRLLGVYNWFPVHGVSMSGENHLITGDNKGYASYLLEEEMGGEVTAEGSFVAAFAQAHAGDVTPNIYGDGKGHGDSDQESTQYAGRVQYEAAKRMAESTGTEVSGGISTKHKYIDMQNVTVASEYADGTERRTYPGALGYSFGAGTEDGRGPSFFQEGMTQPEYQIDDYDNIVPYLQNLMVIVPQIGEMSGAKYPKLWEQHAPKPVLLAPSKVTPDSWTPDIVPVQMVQIGQVSIVAVPAEVTTMAGRRMMEQVQEKMDAHLQQKSITVISGLSNAYSSYVSTPEEYDKQHYEGASTLYGKWTLGAYLQEFDRLTDAIITGNEVEKGKAPKDLSDEQVYFPPGVLYDLPPWGKSFGDVKKNVESSYAAGDKVSVQFWAGHPNNNFRTQSTYLEVQRLKGDNWVTVADDHDWETTFQWERKSTVMATSFVKITWQVPSNVEKGTYRIVHYGSSKSMSGKVSDYKGKSSTFTVK
- a CDS encoding endonuclease/exonuclease/phosphatase family protein is translated as MKRWLVLFIAVLIGMTGSGGQGVFAAESEVDQGSFNLLTYNVAGLWDPISQSNPAKNTKKISPRLNEYDIVLVQEDWNYHDDLTSEANHPFKSKHSGSMGFGDGLNRFSIFPFTDFKRKEWEDCGGYFGNGSDCLAPKGFSYARHRISENVYVDIYNLHADAGGNDEDVREKNFRQILKKIEQWSTGYPVIVAGDFNSKFRDEEGVRQFIDAGFSDAWVVRDNEGRFPDVGETVADESIDKILFRSSDDVTLTVTDYYNAENEFKDGQGRDLSDHDPRAAVFTYER
- a CDS encoding glycosyltransferase family 2 protein; protein product: MGKRILIGAPIQQKPEILQQFLLSLTELEAHSYTADYYFADDNRDPASTQLLRQFCEKHPQTTIQPSGYKHTFATSEQSHFKGWKEDIIWKVATMKDTIISHALTNEYDYLFLVDSDLVLHPATIEQLLSTEKDIVANIFWTKWDPQQIEMPQVWQRDFYTQYKVERDLQLTKAQQEQLTLHFFQQLRQPGLYEVGGLGACTLISRHALARGVRFEQISNISLRGEDRHFCVRAVAMGFSLYVDTHYPAYHIYRPSQLAGVAPYKERCAAERKKAPSR